The Lycium ferocissimum isolate CSIRO_LF1 chromosome 10, AGI_CSIRO_Lferr_CH_V1, whole genome shotgun sequence genome window below encodes:
- the LOC132034299 gene encoding U1 small nuclear ribonucleoprotein C-like has protein sequence MPRYYCDYCDTYLTHDSPSVRKQHNAGYKHKANVRSYYLKFEEEQTQIMIDQKIKERLGQATAYQQIGAAYNQHLAAFPGQRPRLPMMPPPVLPVPGAMPPQSMPSVRPPILPPPVLGAPGYSAVPPTAPIAGQMPPVSSLPMQPNAVSAPPAMNPLAGVPGVAASPTLGSTSVLATQLMYQPGGPSVPATQSMYQPNPNGIAASSANATTTS, from the exons CCTTCTGTCCGAAAACAGCATAATGCCGGTTACAAACACAAG GCTAATGTACGGTCTTATTATCTGAAATTTGAGGAGGAGCAAACACAGATTATGATAGATCAGAAAATCAAGGAGCGCCTTGGGCAGGCAACAGCCTACCAGCAAATAGGTGCAGCTTATAATCAACATCTTGCTGCCTTCCCTGGTCAACGGCCCCGCCTACCTATGATGCCACCTCCTGTGCTGCCTGTTCCAGGAGCTATGCCCCCACAATCAATGCCAAGTGTCAGGCCTCCCATTTTGCCACCTCCAGTTCTTGGTGCTCCAG GTTATTCAGCGGTTCCTCCAACAGCACCAATTGCAGGGCAGATGCCACCTGTTTCATCCTTGCCGATGCAACCCAATGCTGTTTCAGCTCCTCCTGCTATGAACCCTCTTGCAGGCGTTCCAGGTGTAGCGGCTTCACCTACTCTAGGCAGTACCTCTGTTCTGGCTACACAATTAATGTATCAGCCAGGGGGTCCCTCTGTTCCTGCTACACAATCAATGTACCAGCCAAATCCCAATGGAATTGCTGCCTCTTCTGCTAATGCTACAACAACCAGCTAG